One window of the Actinomyces procaprae genome contains the following:
- a CDS encoding GuaB3 family IMP dehydrogenase-related protein, protein MSGEIEIGRDKRARQAYSFDDIALVPARRTRDVRDVRVGWQLDAYHVDLPVMASPMDSVMSPETAILVGKLGGIGVLDLEGLWTRYEDPAPALERIRTAAPEQATAVLQDVYRPPVRPELIAARLAQIREAGVVVAGRLSPSQTQRHWRTVVDAGVDLLVIRGSVVSAEHVSGSVEPLNLKRFIYELDVPVVVGGVTTYTAALHLMRTGAAGVLVGQGGGASSSVRQVLGLHMPMATAVADVAAARRDYMDESGGRYVHVIADGSVGNSGDVVKAIACGADAVMLGAALARAQEAPGGGYHWGAEARHERLPRGYRSHVGTVGTMEQILSGPSDRADGTLNIMGALRRTLATTGYADVKELQRVEIVVAPYEPS, encoded by the coding sequence ATGAGCGGTGAGATCGAGATCGGGCGGGACAAGCGCGCCCGGCAGGCCTACTCCTTCGACGACATCGCGCTGGTCCCGGCGCGCCGCACCCGCGACGTGCGGGACGTGCGCGTCGGCTGGCAGTTGGACGCCTACCACGTGGACCTGCCGGTGATGGCCTCGCCCATGGACTCGGTGATGAGTCCCGAGACCGCGATCCTGGTGGGGAAGCTCGGCGGCATCGGCGTACTGGACCTGGAGGGGCTGTGGACCCGCTACGAGGACCCGGCCCCCGCCCTGGAGCGCATCCGCACCGCCGCGCCCGAGCAGGCCACCGCCGTGCTTCAGGACGTGTACCGTCCACCGGTGCGGCCCGAGCTCATCGCCGCCCGGCTGGCGCAGATTCGTGAGGCCGGCGTCGTCGTCGCCGGGCGGCTCAGCCCCTCACAGACCCAGCGGCACTGGCGCACCGTCGTCGACGCCGGGGTCGACCTGCTGGTCATCCGCGGCTCGGTGGTCTCCGCCGAGCACGTGTCCGGCTCGGTCGAGCCACTGAACCTCAAGCGCTTCATCTATGAGCTGGACGTGCCCGTGGTGGTCGGCGGCGTAACCACCTACACCGCCGCCCTGCACCTGATGCGCACCGGCGCGGCGGGCGTGCTCGTCGGCCAGGGCGGCGGGGCCTCCTCGTCCGTGCGGCAGGTACTGGGCCTGCACATGCCCATGGCCACCGCCGTCGCCGACGTGGCGGCCGCGCGCCGCGACTACATGGACGAGTCCGGCGGCCGCTACGTGCATGTCATCGCCGACGGCTCGGTCGGCAACTCCGGCGACGTCGTCAAGGCCATCGCCTGCGGCGCCGACGCCGTGATGCTCGGTGCTGCGCTCGCGCGCGCCCAGGAGGCCCCGGGCGGCGGCTACCACTGGGGCGCCGAGGCCCGCCACGAGCGGCTGCCGCGCGGCTACCGCAGCCACGTGGGCACGGTCGGCACCATGGAGCAGATCCTCTCCGGACCCTCGGACCGCGCCGACGGCACCCTGAACATCATGGGCGCCCTGCGGCGCACACTCGCCACCACCGGCTACGCCGACGTCAAGGAGCTTCAGCGCGTCGAGATCGTCGTCGCCCCCTACGAGCCGAGCTGA
- a CDS encoding carbohydrate ABC transporter permease, protein MSTLATTGTGSAASPKTEQRRSGKNSLSVGRVIAWIFMALVMIVTILPFYWVLRTALSSNAGITSDPTSILPVDFNLRGFARVFGMQSTEEALADGGSGASMNFWIYLRNSVIVSTLVTAGQVFFSAMAAYSFARLRWRGRDAVFTLFLAALMVPSIFTLLPNFVLVKQIGLIDNLLGVALPTMFMTPFAVFFLRQFFMNIPRELEEAALLDGASKVRVFFQLILPMASAPISTLAIITYITAWNDYFWPLLVSYTDSSRVLTVAVAVFRSQAPTSGTDWSGLMAATLVAALPMLLLFMAAAKRIVNSIGFTGIK, encoded by the coding sequence ATGAGCACTCTCGCCACCACCGGCACCGGCTCGGCGGCAAGCCCCAAGACTGAGCAAAGGCGCTCCGGTAAGAACAGCCTGTCTGTTGGCCGTGTGATCGCCTGGATCTTCATGGCCCTGGTCATGATCGTCACGATCCTGCCCTTCTACTGGGTGCTGCGCACGGCGCTGTCCTCCAATGCCGGGATCACCTCCGATCCCACCTCGATCCTGCCGGTTGACTTCAACCTGCGCGGCTTCGCGCGTGTGTTCGGCATGCAGTCCACCGAGGAGGCCCTGGCCGACGGCGGCTCCGGCGCCTCCATGAACTTCTGGATCTACCTGCGCAACTCGGTGATCGTGTCCACGCTGGTCACTGCGGGTCAGGTCTTCTTCTCCGCGATGGCCGCATACTCCTTCGCCCGCCTGCGCTGGCGGGGGAGGGATGCGGTATTCACCCTGTTCCTGGCGGCGCTGATGGTGCCGTCGATCTTCACACTGCTGCCCAACTTCGTGCTGGTCAAGCAGATCGGGCTCATCGACAACCTGCTGGGCGTGGCCCTGCCGACCATGTTCATGACGCCGTTCGCGGTGTTCTTCCTGCGCCAGTTCTTCATGAACATCCCCAGGGAGCTGGAGGAGGCCGCCCTGCTCGACGGCGCCTCCAAGGTCCGGGTCTTCTTCCAGCTGATCCTGCCGATGGCCTCCGCACCCATCAGCACCCTGGCGATCATCACCTACATCACCGCCTGGAACGACTACTTCTGGCCGCTGCTGGTGTCCTACACGGACTCCTCCCGCGTGCTGACCGTGGCCGTGGCCGTCTTCCGGTCCCAGGCGCCCACCTCCGGCACCGACTGGTCCGGACTGATGGCGGCCACCCTGGTGGCCGCACTTCCGATGCTGCTGCTGTTCATGGCGGCGGCCAAGCGCATCGTCAACTCCATCGGCTTCACCGGAATCAAGTGA
- a CDS encoding carbohydrate ABC transporter permease, translating into MSTATAAAPSALRRKPKDDRLLGIAFIIPAGIGLVAFYIWPLIRGIWLSFTEYNLLTPEQFTGLANYQRMVGDSIFWNAVKVTLEYVLINIGFQTVLALIIAVLMQRLTQSTLVRSIVLTPYLVSNVVVAMLWLWILDNTLGISNEIISAITGENVNFFSSALAIPTIAMINVWRHVGYTALLIFAGLQSIPNTVYEAGKMDGASEWTMFWKITVPLLRPILALVLIMTMIGSFQVFDTVSVTTQGGPVNASRVLQYYIYDMAFGRFQFGYASAMAVGLLIVLAAITILQYRMTRAGETDLD; encoded by the coding sequence ATGTCCACAGCGACCGCTGCGGCCCCATCGGCGCTGCGCAGGAAGCCGAAGGATGATCGCCTGCTTGGCATCGCCTTCATCATTCCCGCCGGCATCGGTCTGGTCGCCTTCTACATCTGGCCCCTCATCAGGGGCATCTGGCTGTCCTTCACCGAGTACAACCTGCTGACGCCGGAGCAGTTCACCGGTCTGGCCAACTACCAGCGCATGGTGGGCGACTCCATCTTCTGGAACGCCGTCAAGGTGACGCTCGAGTACGTGCTGATCAACATCGGTTTCCAGACGGTGCTGGCACTGATAATCGCCGTGCTCATGCAGCGGCTGACCCAGTCGACCCTGGTCCGCTCGATCGTGCTGACCCCCTACCTGGTGTCCAACGTCGTCGTCGCGATGCTGTGGCTGTGGATCCTGGACAACACGCTGGGCATCTCCAATGAGATCATCTCGGCCATCACCGGGGAGAACGTCAACTTCTTCTCCTCCGCCCTGGCGATTCCCACGATTGCGATGATCAACGTGTGGCGGCACGTGGGCTACACCGCCCTGCTCATCTTCGCCGGACTGCAGTCGATTCCGAACACGGTCTACGAGGCCGGCAAGATGGACGGCGCCAGTGAGTGGACGATGTTCTGGAAGATCACGGTGCCGCTGCTGCGCCCTATTCTGGCACTGGTGCTCATCATGACGATGATCGGCTCCTTCCAGGTGTTCGACACCGTGTCGGTGACCACCCAGGGCGGTCCGGTCAATGCCAGCCGCGTGCTGCAGTACTACATCTACGACATGGCCTTCGGGCGCTTCCAGTTCGGCTACGCCTCCGCGATGGCGGTGGGGCTGCTGATCGTCCTGGCCGCGATCACGATTCTCCAGTACCGCATGACCCGTGCGGGCGAGACCGACCTGGACTGA
- a CDS encoding ABC transporter substrate-binding protein, whose protein sequence is MNNKLMLTRRGLLAGALAGATAATLAACSGGDEQSKSNSIDYWLWDASQEPAYAACAARFKEKTGITVNITQIGWGDYWTKLTAGFIAGTGPDVFVDHIARFAQFVDLDVLVPLDEQAAWSDVDESAFQEGLLDLWKGDDGHQYGCPKDWDTVALFYNEDMLAEAGISEEEIQTCDWNPDDGGTFERILARLTVDRNGVRGDEEGFDPKHVAVYGLGIQDSGSNDGQTQWSPFTATVGDWHYTDQETWGTHYRYDEEDFQRTLDWYFGLVDKGYLNPNGAFSDATSTDIQLGSGSIAMAIHGAWMFNTFAGLDINVGIAPTPIGPNGNRASLFNGLGDSIVKDSDKVDLAAQWVAFLGTAEAQDIVASYGIVFPAISSSTEKAIEVFEETGLSTDAFTVHLEEGGQTFFFPLTYFGADVNAIITPAVDAVWVDRVPASTLSGYNEQVNLLFETSAHGDQ, encoded by the coding sequence ATGAACAACAAGCTCATGCTCACCCGCCGAGGCCTGCTGGCAGGCGCGCTCGCCGGCGCCACGGCAGCAACGCTGGCGGCCTGCTCCGGCGGTGACGAGCAGTCGAAGTCCAACTCCATCGACTACTGGCTCTGGGATGCGAGCCAGGAGCCCGCCTATGCGGCCTGCGCCGCGCGCTTCAAGGAGAAGACGGGCATCACCGTCAACATCACCCAGATCGGCTGGGGCGACTACTGGACCAAGCTGACCGCCGGCTTCATCGCCGGCACCGGCCCGGACGTGTTCGTCGACCACATCGCCAGATTCGCCCAGTTCGTGGACCTGGACGTGCTGGTCCCGCTGGATGAGCAGGCGGCCTGGTCCGACGTCGACGAGTCCGCCTTCCAGGAGGGTCTGCTGGACCTGTGGAAGGGCGACGACGGTCACCAGTACGGCTGCCCCAAGGACTGGGACACGGTGGCGCTGTTCTACAACGAGGACATGCTCGCCGAGGCGGGCATCTCCGAGGAGGAGATCCAGACCTGTGACTGGAACCCCGACGACGGCGGCACCTTTGAGCGGATCCTTGCCCGGCTCACCGTGGACCGTAACGGGGTGCGCGGCGACGAGGAGGGCTTCGATCCGAAGCACGTTGCCGTTTACGGCCTCGGCATTCAGGACTCGGGCTCCAACGACGGCCAGACCCAGTGGAGCCCCTTCACCGCCACGGTGGGGGACTGGCACTACACCGACCAGGAGACCTGGGGCACCCACTACCGCTACGACGAGGAGGACTTCCAGCGCACCCTGGACTGGTACTTCGGGCTGGTGGACAAGGGCTACCTGAACCCCAACGGCGCCTTCTCCGACGCCACGAGCACTGATATCCAGCTCGGTTCGGGGTCTATCGCCATGGCGATTCACGGGGCCTGGATGTTCAACACCTTCGCGGGCCTGGACATCAACGTGGGTATTGCCCCCACCCCGATCGGTCCCAACGGTAACCGCGCCTCCTTGTTCAACGGACTGGGAGACTCGATCGTCAAGGACTCGGACAAGGTGGACCTGGCCGCCCAGTGGGTGGCATTCCTGGGTACGGCCGAGGCGCAGGACATCGTCGCCTCGTACGGAATCGTCTTCCCGGCCATCTCCTCCTCCACCGAGAAGGCCATTGAGGTGTTCGAGGAGACCGGGCTGTCGACCGACGCCTTCACGGTGCACTTGGAAGAGGGCGGGCAGACCTTCTTCTTCCCGCTGACCTACTTCGGGGCCGACGTCAACGCGATCATCACGCCGGCGGTGGACGCGGTCTGGGTGGATCGGGTGCCGGCCTCCACGCTGAGCGGGTACAACGAGCAGGTCAATCTGCTGTTCGAGACCTCAGCTCACGGCGATCAGTGA
- a CDS encoding exonuclease domain-containing protein, translating to MSQQPRPARTASATWTAGPLLGFDTETTGVSPTSDRLVTAALVARGPRGADGTRTQQVTTWLADPGVAIPASATAVHGISTARARAEGRPVGEVLEEVAAALAAAMAAGTPVVAYNAAYDLTLLEAELARHGLPTMRERLGRELGPVVDPLVIDRRVDRYRRGKRRLTDLCSYYGIDPEAAGLHTAEVDVVATLDVLDAMAYAHPEIARIPRAELMSWQAAAHRDWAESFNDFLRRRGRTPDVSPAWPLPDGV from the coding sequence ATGAGCCAGCAACCACGCCCCGCCCGAACCGCCTCAGCCACCTGGACCGCCGGTCCACTACTCGGATTCGACACGGAGACCACCGGGGTGAGCCCCACCAGCGATCGGCTGGTGACGGCGGCGCTGGTCGCCCGGGGCCCGCGCGGCGCCGACGGCACGCGCACCCAGCAGGTAACCACCTGGCTGGCGGACCCGGGCGTGGCGATCCCCGCCTCCGCCACGGCCGTGCACGGCATCAGCACCGCGCGCGCCCGCGCCGAGGGGCGCCCGGTCGGCGAGGTACTGGAGGAGGTGGCCGCCGCGCTGGCGGCGGCGATGGCGGCGGGCACCCCGGTGGTCGCCTACAACGCCGCCTACGACCTGACCCTGCTGGAGGCGGAGCTGGCCCGCCACGGCCTGCCCACCATGCGGGAGCGGCTGGGCCGGGAGCTGGGGCCGGTGGTGGACCCGCTGGTCATCGACCGGCGGGTGGACCGCTACCGCAGGGGCAAGCGGCGCCTGACGGACTTGTGCTCCTACTACGGGATCGACCCCGAGGCAGCCGGCCTGCACACCGCCGAGGTGGATGTAGTCGCCACCCTGGATGTGCTGGACGCCATGGCCTACGCCCACCCGGAGATCGCCCGTATCCCGCGCGCGGAGCTGATGAGCTGGCAGGCGGCTGCGCACCGCGACTGGGCGGAGTCATTCAATGACTTCCTGCGCCGTCGCGGCCGCACCCCCGATGTGAGCCCGGCCTGGCCACTGCCCGACGGTGTGTGA
- a CDS encoding alpha-galactosidase, whose protein sequence is MSDSRTVHLRRGGTSLVLDLMPDRHPVVRHWGEDLGDLDGAALADVAIAQNTSTGSNHSWTTPDLPVLPLPHLGWSARPAVLLHRADGSAFSVHPESVTHAVEVVDAPGGRADVVTSTAVDPVHGIELTTVLRLEPTGLVRLRAEVADTAAPGAAPLEIDELTPVLPVPADATELLDFTGHHAFERQIVRTPFTPGTRLRESWEGRTGHDSATWLAAGTPGFGWRRGRVHAVHLAWSGNTRALASHPPQGYRLLGAGELLQPGEVVLGSGQSYTTPWLVGSWGEGLDALAARSHAHVRALPAYPSRPRPVLLNVWEAVYFNHDLDTLKALADEAAAIGVERFVVDDGWFGSRRDDTSGLGDWQVSAEVWPTGLEPLAEHVRCLGMEFGLWFEPEMINLDSDLARAHPDWVLSDGAGGAVEHRHQRVLDLTAPGAWEYLFGAIADLVERLDIAYIKWDHNSTVLAAGHMAPNASLGTRFGAPAVHEQTLALYRLLDALRERFPGLEIESCCGGGGRIDLGIIEHTQRVWTSDCNDAHDRANINRGTMTLLPPELIGTHVGAGRDHTTLRSLDVSFRAATALWGHMGVEWDLLSATDADKQGLAELIALHKQLRPLLHSGTVVHADVDEDDAVRVQGVVSADRSEALYGLTGLGQALTWPGAPRPLPGLDPERTYRVELAAPLYEGSTYAAAWTRPEGVVLPGAYLAATGLSLPVIHPDHSLLVRVTAV, encoded by the coding sequence GTGTCCGACTCTCGTACCGTCCACCTGCGCCGCGGCGGCACCTCGCTCGTCCTGGACCTCATGCCCGACCGCCACCCGGTGGTGCGCCACTGGGGCGAGGACCTGGGCGACCTGGACGGCGCGGCACTCGCCGACGTCGCCATCGCTCAGAACACGAGCACCGGTTCCAACCACAGCTGGACGACGCCGGACCTGCCGGTACTGCCGCTCCCGCACCTGGGGTGGTCCGCGCGTCCCGCCGTGCTGCTGCACCGGGCGGACGGCTCCGCCTTCTCCGTGCACCCCGAGAGCGTCACCCACGCCGTCGAGGTGGTCGACGCTCCCGGCGGCCGGGCCGACGTCGTCACCTCCACCGCCGTCGACCCGGTCCACGGCATCGAGTTGACCACCGTGCTGCGACTGGAGCCCACCGGTCTGGTGCGGCTGCGCGCCGAGGTCGCCGACACCGCCGCCCCCGGCGCCGCACCGCTGGAGATCGACGAGCTGACCCCCGTGCTGCCGGTTCCGGCCGACGCCACTGAGCTACTGGACTTCACCGGCCACCACGCCTTCGAGCGCCAGATCGTCCGCACGCCATTCACCCCCGGAACCCGCCTGCGCGAGTCCTGGGAGGGGCGCACCGGACACGACTCCGCCACCTGGTTGGCGGCCGGCACGCCCGGATTCGGCTGGCGGCGCGGCCGCGTGCACGCCGTCCACCTGGCCTGGTCCGGCAACACGCGCGCCCTCGCCTCCCACCCGCCGCAGGGATACCGGCTGCTCGGCGCGGGCGAGCTGCTCCAGCCCGGTGAGGTCGTGCTCGGCTCCGGCCAGTCCTACACCACCCCCTGGCTGGTGGGCTCCTGGGGTGAGGGGCTGGACGCCCTGGCCGCGCGCTCGCACGCTCACGTGCGCGCCCTGCCCGCCTACCCGTCCCGGCCCCGGCCCGTACTCCTCAATGTGTGGGAGGCCGTCTACTTCAACCACGACCTCGACACCCTCAAGGCACTCGCGGATGAGGCCGCGGCGATTGGAGTCGAGCGCTTCGTCGTCGACGACGGCTGGTTCGGCTCCCGGCGGGACGACACCTCCGGCCTGGGGGACTGGCAGGTGTCCGCAGAGGTCTGGCCCACCGGCCTGGAACCGCTCGCCGAGCACGTGCGCTGTCTCGGCATGGAGTTCGGCCTGTGGTTCGAGCCGGAGATGATCAACCTGGACTCCGACCTGGCCCGTGCCCACCCCGACTGGGTCCTCTCCGACGGCGCCGGGGGCGCTGTCGAGCACCGTCACCAGCGGGTCCTGGACCTGACGGCGCCAGGAGCGTGGGAGTACTTGTTCGGTGCCATCGCCGACCTGGTTGAGCGCCTCGACATCGCCTACATCAAGTGGGACCACAACTCCACCGTGCTCGCCGCCGGCCACATGGCCCCCAACGCCTCGCTCGGCACCCGCTTCGGCGCCCCGGCGGTCCACGAGCAGACCCTCGCCCTGTACCGCCTCCTGGACGCCCTGCGCGAGCGGTTCCCGGGGCTGGAGATCGAGTCGTGCTGCGGCGGCGGCGGCCGCATCGACCTGGGGATCATCGAGCACACTCAGCGCGTGTGGACCTCCGACTGCAATGACGCCCACGACCGCGCCAATATCAACCGCGGCACCATGACCCTGCTGCCGCCCGAGCTGATCGGCACCCACGTCGGTGCCGGCCGCGACCACACCACGCTGCGCAGCCTGGACGTCTCATTCCGCGCCGCCACCGCCCTGTGGGGTCACATGGGTGTGGAATGGGACCTGCTGTCCGCCACGGACGCCGACAAGCAGGGCCTGGCGGAGCTGATCGCCCTGCACAAGCAGCTGCGCCCCCTGCTGCACTCCGGGACCGTGGTGCACGCCGACGTCGACGAGGACGACGCCGTGCGCGTCCAGGGTGTGGTGTCCGCCGACCGCTCCGAAGCCCTGTACGGACTGACCGGCCTGGGGCAGGCACTCACCTGGCCGGGCGCCCCCCGCCCGCTTCCGGGGCTGGACCCGGAGCGCACCTACCGTGTGGAACTGGCCGCCCCCCTGTACGAGGGAAGCACCTACGCAGCCGCCTGGACCCGTCCCGAGGGCGTGGTCCTGCCCGGCGCCTACCTGGCCGCTACCGGGTTGTCGCTGCCCGTCATTCACCCCGACCACTCACTCCTGGTGCGTGTCACCGCCGTGTGA
- the guaB gene encoding IMP dehydrogenase yields the protein MSDSITSPDIFAPTGLTYDDVLLLPRLTDVIPSEVDTTSRLTRKISLATPLLSAAMDTVTESDMAIAMARQGGIGILHRNLSIEEQAQHVRRVKRSESGMVSDPVTVGPDATIAQLDELCGHYKVSGLPVVDDAGNLLGIITNRDLRFVPPERWDTLTVRECMTPRERLITGPAGISREDAKALLAEHRIEKLPIIDADGRLSGLITVKDFVKTEQYPNATKDEAGRLVVGAAVGYWGDTWERAGALADAGVDVIVVDTANGGARLALEMISRLKSDPAFSGIEVIGGNVATREGAQALIDAGVDAVKVGVGPGSICTTRVVAGVGVPQVTAVYEAARACTPAGVPLIADGGLQYSGDIAKALVAGADTVMLGSLLAGCTESPGDLVFVNGKQWKRYRGMGSLGAMSSRGRKSYSKDRYFQADVSGDDKIIPEGIEGQVPFSGSLADVVYQLVGGLHQSMFYVGARTIPELKANGQFVRITAAGLKESHPHDVKMTVEAPNYTGRDS from the coding sequence GTGAGCGACTCGATCACCAGCCCCGACATCTTCGCCCCCACCGGTCTGACCTACGACGACGTTCTCCTGCTGCCCAGGCTGACGGACGTCATCCCCTCCGAGGTTGATACGACCTCCCGCCTGACCCGCAAGATCTCCCTGGCCACCCCGCTGCTGAGCGCCGCGATGGACACGGTCACCGAGTCCGACATGGCCATCGCCATGGCCCGGCAGGGCGGTATCGGCATCCTGCACCGCAACCTGTCGATCGAGGAGCAGGCCCAGCACGTGCGCCGCGTCAAGCGCTCGGAGTCCGGCATGGTCTCCGATCCGGTCACGGTGGGCCCGGACGCCACCATTGCCCAGCTGGACGAGCTGTGCGGCCACTACAAGGTCTCCGGCCTGCCGGTCGTGGACGACGCCGGGAACCTGCTGGGCATCATCACCAACCGCGATCTGCGTTTCGTGCCGCCCGAGCGCTGGGACACGCTGACCGTGCGGGAGTGCATGACCCCGCGTGAGCGACTGATTACCGGACCGGCGGGCATCTCCCGTGAGGACGCCAAGGCACTGCTGGCTGAGCACCGCATTGAGAAGCTGCCGATCATCGACGCCGACGGCCGTCTGTCCGGGCTGATCACCGTCAAGGACTTCGTCAAGACCGAGCAGTACCCCAATGCCACCAAGGACGAGGCGGGCCGCCTCGTGGTCGGTGCGGCCGTCGGCTACTGGGGTGACACCTGGGAGCGGGCCGGCGCCCTGGCCGACGCCGGCGTGGACGTGATCGTGGTGGACACCGCCAACGGCGGGGCCAGGCTGGCCCTGGAGATGATCTCCCGCCTGAAGTCCGACCCGGCCTTCTCCGGCATCGAGGTGATCGGTGGCAACGTGGCCACTCGCGAGGGCGCCCAGGCGCTGATCGACGCCGGCGTGGACGCCGTCAAGGTGGGGGTGGGGCCCGGTTCGATCTGCACCACCCGCGTGGTCGCCGGCGTGGGTGTGCCCCAGGTGACCGCCGTCTACGAGGCCGCCCGCGCCTGCACCCCGGCGGGTGTGCCGCTGATTGCCGACGGCGGACTGCAGTACTCCGGTGACATCGCCAAGGCGCTGGTGGCCGGGGCGGACACCGTCATGCTCGGCTCCCTGCTGGCCGGCTGCACCGAGTCGCCCGGCGACCTGGTGTTCGTCAACGGCAAGCAGTGGAAGCGCTACCGGGGCATGGGGTCGCTCGGGGCGATGAGCTCGCGCGGCCGCAAGTCCTACTCCAAGGACCGCTACTTCCAGGCCGACGTCTCCGGGGACGACAAGATCATCCCCGAGGGCATCGAGGGGCAGGTGCCCTTCTCGGGCTCCTTGGCGGATGTGGTCTACCAGCTCGTCGGTGGCCTGCACCAGTCGATGTTCTACGTGGGTGCTCGTACCATCCCCGAGTTGAAGGCCAACGGCCAGTTCGTGCGCATCACCGCGGCGGGCCTGAAGGAGTCCCACCCGCACGATGTGAAGATGACCGTCGAGGCCCCGAACTACACCGGCCGCGACTCCTGA
- the groES gene encoding co-chaperone GroES — protein sequence MSISIKPLEDRIVVQTVEAEQTTASGLVIPDTAKEKPQEGKVLAVGPGRVDDSGKRIPVDVAEGDVVIYSKYGGTEVRYDGEDYLILSARDVLAVVTR from the coding sequence ATGTCGATCTCCATCAAGCCGCTCGAGGACCGCATCGTCGTGCAGACGGTCGAGGCCGAGCAGACCACCGCGTCCGGGCTGGTCATTCCGGACACCGCCAAGGAGAAGCCGCAGGAGGGCAAGGTTCTGGCCGTGGGCCCGGGCCGTGTTGACGACTCCGGCAAGCGCATCCCGGTTGACGTCGCCGAGGGCGACGTCGTCATCTACTCCAAGTACGGCGGCACCGAGGTCCGGTACGACGGCGAGGACTACCTGATCCTGTCCGCCCGTGACGTCCTGGCGGTCGTCACCCGCTGA